The Winogradskyella schleiferi genome contains the following window.
CGTAAATAAGCTTTCAGTAGTTTCTTGAGCGTATCCAAAGGATGTGAAAAGGAGAATTATAAAAGATCTCAGAAATATGGTCATAATTGCTATAGTTTAAGTTGAATAGATAAACTTAAATACATATACGGATTTTATCCAAACACAAAAATCAATATAAATATGAATAGAAAACATACCCAGTGGAAGGTATATTTAAGTGATTAAGTTAAAAAATAATCGGTAATTAAAAGGAATTTATGACCAAATAAAAATAAGCTTACATAAAAATAAACTTAATAGCGGCAATCATAGCTATAAAACCAATAAATGCAATAAGTATCCAAACTGTTCCTTTATAGTGAAGCTTATGAAGTCGAAGATCTTTACGGTATTGATAAGCGATCACTATAACAAAGGCAATAAAAAATAATATTCCAAAAATCAATTGACCAGTACTAAACATCTTCTTATTTTTATGCAAAAATAAGGATTAAAAATAGAACTATGCAAGACAAAATAAATGCGGTAAAAGCATTTCACACCGCTTTTAAAATTGGCCACCGCGAAACACCTAAAGCCAACTTAGGCATCGAAAAAAATATGTTACGCTATAAACTGATGCGCGAGGAAAATGAAGAATATCTCGAAGCTGCCAACGATAATGACTTGGTTGAAGTTGCTGATGCTTTAGGAGATATGCTCTACATTTTATGCGGCACAATTATAGAACATGGTATGCAACATAAAATTGAGGAAGTCTTTGAAGAAATACAACGCAGCAACATGAGCAAATTAGGTGCTGATGGCGAACCTATTTACAGAGAAGACGGTAAAGTATTGAAAGGACCAAACTATTTTAAACCGCATATAAAGGAAATTTTGGAGCGATAGAAATAGTTTGAAGTTTGAAGTTGGAAGCACAAAGTAAATAAGTAAGATGTTCGAAGATTTTCAGAAAAAAGGTTAAAACAAAATGGTTTAGTAAATTCTTACAACTACTTTTTAATATAAGTTTTAACCAAGATTATATTATTCATACGAAATTATACAAAGAAAATGCCATAATAATTTTTCCCTTGGGGAACTAAAGGGGCTTTTTATTTCACCTCGTATCTCCAATCATGGACATCATCGGCCAAATTATGTTGAATATCCAATAAGGATTTCTTAAAAAGTTTCGCATAAGAATCTTCGGCACCAACGCCATGGATTTCAAATAAATCATTATGATGTTGAAATGCTGAAATTGGACTAATAACAGCTGCTGTTCCTGCACCAAAAATTTCTTTTAAACTTCCATCTTTAGCGGCATTTTTGATTTCTTCAACCGTAACTTGTCTTACCTCACAGGTAATTCCTAAATCTTCAGCTAATTGAACGATACTTTTTCTGGTAATACCATCTAAAATCCGGTCACTTGTAGGTGCTGTAATCAACTTGTCATTGACTCTAAAAAACACATTCATGGTTCCCGCTTCTTCAAGAAATGAATGGGTATCAGCATCTGTCCAAACCACTTGCTGAAAGCCTTTTTGTTGGGCCAAACTCGTTGGATAAAACTGCGCTGCATAATTACCAGCTGCTTTTGCTGCTCCAACGCCACCATTGGCAGAACGACTATAATGATCGGCGATCAACACACGTACGGCAGCATTATAATAAGACTGAGCAGGTGAACAAATAATCATGAACCTGTACATACTTGCAGGTGAAGCCGAAATTGCGGGTTCGGTTGCGATGACAAACGGACGAATGTACAATGAATTACCTACGCCTGGTTTTATCCATTCATTATCTAATTTTAATAAGGTTTCTAAACCCTCAAAGAAATAATTCTCCGGAAAAGCAGGCATAGCTAAACGTTCTGCAGATTTGTTGAGTCTATCAAAATTTTGTTTCGGTCTAAACAGAAATACATTTCCGTCATCATCTTTATACGCTTTCATACCTTCAAAAACAGCTTGACCATAATGAAAGACACGAGCTGAAGGCTCTAAAGTCATAGCTTGATAAGGCGTGATTTTTGGCGTTTGCCATATACCATCTTTATAATCACAGACAAACATATGATCCGTAAACACACGACCAAAGTCTAATTTACTAAAGTCAACAGCAGTGATTTTAGACGTTTCTGCTTTTTCAACATGGATGTTTTGTGTATTAATCGCCATAAATAATTCGATTTAGAAATGAACTGATGTCAACAAA
Protein-coding sequences here:
- a CDS encoding pyrophosphohydrolase domain-containing protein, with product MQDKINAVKAFHTAFKIGHRETPKANLGIEKNMLRYKLMREENEEYLEAANDNDLVEVADALGDMLYILCGTIIEHGMQHKIEEVFEEIQRSNMSKLGADGEPIYREDGKVLKGPNYFKPHIKEILER
- a CDS encoding branched-chain amino acid aminotransferase, whose protein sequence is MAINTQNIHVEKAETSKITAVDFSKLDFGRVFTDHMFVCDYKDGIWQTPKITPYQAMTLEPSARVFHYGQAVFEGMKAYKDDDGNVFLFRPKQNFDRLNKSAERLAMPAFPENYFFEGLETLLKLDNEWIKPGVGNSLYIRPFVIATEPAISASPASMYRFMIICSPAQSYYNAAVRVLIADHYSRSANGGVGAAKAAGNYAAQFYPTSLAQQKGFQQVVWTDADTHSFLEEAGTMNVFFRVNDKLITAPTSDRILDGITRKSIVQLAEDLGITCEVRQVTVEEIKNAAKDGSLKEIFGAGTAAVISPISAFQHHNDLFEIHGVGAEDSYAKLFKKSLLDIQHNLADDVHDWRYEVK